The following are encoded together in the Bradyrhizobium genosp. L genome:
- a CDS encoding esterase codes for MASTAAYAAEPIALRDMGSFHVGGRLVEITGKPVKEVTFTAGGVPAKVDPNGTYQVEQMYVQYFLPQNEKGAYPLLLWHGGGLTGVTYETTPDGREGWLNYFLRKGWSVYNSDAVERGRAGWAQYPDIFKGEPVFLTTSNPFERFRIGDGPGSYDPDPAKRKLMPGSQFPNEGYENFVKQNVPRWTTTDDATIAAYIAEIDKVGPCIILFHSQAGTFGFKVAQARPDKVKALIAIEPAGVGDPAKVDALKNIPTLMVYGDYIERDSRWPKIRATGTAFADAIRAAGGSVDVVDLPKVGIKGNSHMMMMDKNNAEVAGLIQTWLEGKGLTKQ; via the coding sequence ATGGCTTCAACAGCCGCCTACGCCGCCGAGCCGATCGCGTTGCGCGACATGGGCTCGTTCCATGTCGGCGGCCGGCTGGTCGAGATCACGGGCAAGCCGGTGAAGGAAGTGACCTTCACCGCGGGCGGCGTGCCGGCGAAGGTCGATCCGAACGGCACCTACCAGGTCGAGCAAATGTACGTGCAGTACTTCCTGCCGCAGAACGAGAAGGGCGCCTATCCGCTGCTGCTCTGGCACGGCGGCGGATTGACCGGCGTCACCTATGAGACGACGCCCGATGGCCGCGAAGGCTGGCTGAACTATTTCCTGCGCAAGGGCTGGAGCGTCTACAATTCGGATGCGGTCGAGCGCGGGCGTGCCGGCTGGGCGCAATATCCCGATATCTTCAAGGGCGAGCCGGTGTTCCTGACCACTTCGAATCCGTTCGAGCGGTTTCGCATCGGCGATGGTCCGGGCTCGTATGATCCCGATCCGGCCAAGCGGAAGCTGATGCCGGGCAGCCAGTTCCCGAACGAAGGTTATGAGAACTTCGTCAAGCAGAACGTGCCGCGCTGGACCACGACCGATGACGCGACGATCGCGGCCTATATCGCCGAGATCGACAAGGTCGGCCCCTGCATCATCCTGTTCCACAGCCAGGCCGGCACTTTCGGCTTCAAGGTTGCGCAGGCGCGGCCCGACAAGGTGAAGGCGCTGATCGCAATCGAGCCCGCCGGCGTCGGCGATCCCGCCAAGGTCGACGCGCTGAAGAACATCCCGACCCTGATGGTGTACGGCGACTACATCGAGCGCGATTCGCGCTGGCCGAAGATCCGCGCCACCGGCACGGCCTTCGCCGATGCCATCAGGGCCGCCGGCGGCAGCGTCGATGTGGTCGACCTGCCCAAGGTCGGCATCAAGGGCAACTCGCACATGATGATGATGGACAAGAACAACGCCGAGGTCGCCGGCCTGATCCAGACATGGCTGGAAGGCAAAGGGCTGACCAAACAATAG
- the tcuB gene encoding tricarballylate utilization 4Fe-4S protein TcuB — protein MHGTRTLQEADRLMTVCNSCRYCEGLCAVFPAMEMRRAFSDGDLNYLANLCHACGACYTDCQFSPPHEFNVNVPKTLAIARAESYAAYAWPRAFAGAFARNGLVISVIAALSIAAFIFGFAAVSDPGVLTGIHTGPGAFYRLMPHNAMALLFGAALLYAMLALVMGVRSFWRAIGEPIGMKTDAKALLQALRDAGELRYLDGGGVGCFNEDDQPTDRRKLYHHFTFYGFVLCFAATCTGTLYHYLLAREAPYAWWDLPVVLGTLGGIGLVIGPIGLLTEKWKRDRVLVDEQQMGMDAAFILMLFLTSITGLALLLWRETGAMGPLLALHLGVVFALFITMPYGKFVHGIYRFVALVRYARERQQM, from the coding sequence ATGCACGGGACCAGGACATTGCAGGAGGCCGACCGTCTGATGACGGTGTGCAATTCCTGCCGCTATTGCGAGGGCCTGTGCGCGGTGTTTCCCGCCATGGAGATGCGCCGCGCCTTCTCCGACGGCGACCTCAACTATCTCGCCAATCTCTGCCACGCCTGCGGTGCGTGCTACACCGACTGCCAGTTCTCGCCGCCGCATGAGTTCAACGTCAATGTGCCGAAGACGCTTGCGATCGCACGCGCCGAATCCTATGCCGCCTATGCCTGGCCACGCGCCTTTGCCGGCGCATTTGCACGCAACGGCCTCGTCATCAGCGTGATCGCGGCGCTCAGCATCGCGGCCTTCATCTTCGGCTTCGCCGCGGTGAGCGATCCCGGCGTGTTGACCGGCATCCACACCGGCCCCGGCGCATTCTACAGATTGATGCCGCACAACGCGATGGCGCTGTTGTTCGGCGCCGCCCTGCTTTACGCGATGCTGGCGCTGGTGATGGGCGTGCGCAGCTTCTGGCGCGCGATCGGCGAGCCCATCGGCATGAAAACGGATGCCAAGGCGCTGTTGCAGGCGCTCCGCGACGCCGGCGAGCTGCGCTATCTCGATGGCGGCGGGGTCGGCTGCTTCAACGAGGACGACCAGCCGACCGACCGCCGCAAGCTGTATCACCACTTCACGTTCTACGGCTTTGTGCTGTGCTTCGCCGCGACCTGCACCGGCACGCTGTACCACTATCTGCTGGCGCGCGAGGCGCCTTACGCGTGGTGGGACCTGCCGGTCGTGCTTGGTACGCTCGGCGGCATCGGGCTGGTGATCGGACCGATCGGCTTGCTCACGGAAAAATGGAAGCGCGACCGCGTGCTGGTCGACGAACAGCAAATGGGCATGGATGCCGCGTTCATCCTGATGCTGTTCCTGACCAGCATCACTGGGCTGGCATTGTTGCTGTGGCGCGAGACCGGTGCGATGGGCCCGCTGCTGGCGTTGCATCTCGGCGTCGTGTTCGCGCTGTTCATCACCATGCCATATGGCAAGTTCGTGCACGGCATCTATCGGTTTGTGGCGCTGGTGCGCTACGCGCGGGAACGGCAGCAGATGTAG
- a CDS encoding Rieske (2Fe-2S) protein encodes MARHVIAPVDELPPGSRKFLEIDGRPIAVFNVKGEFFGLLNRCPHQGAALCEGPLIGLASSSDPGEIEYTKLGEILRCPWHGWEFDIRTGQSYCDPRRFRARAYPVNVEPGSNVVKGPYVAETLKVAVESDYVVVEL; translated from the coding sequence ATGGCGAGGCATGTGATCGCCCCGGTGGATGAATTGCCGCCGGGGTCGCGAAAGTTCCTCGAGATCGACGGCCGGCCGATCGCGGTCTTCAACGTCAAGGGCGAGTTTTTCGGTCTGCTGAATCGCTGCCCGCATCAGGGCGCGGCCTTGTGCGAGGGTCCGCTGATCGGGCTTGCCTCGTCGTCGGACCCCGGCGAGATCGAATACACCAAGCTCGGAGAGATCCTGCGCTGTCCGTGGCACGGCTGGGAGTTCGATATCCGTACCGGCCAGTCCTATTGCGACCCCCGTCGCTTTCGGGCTCGCGCCTATCCGGTCAATGTCGAGCCGGGCAGCAATGTGGTGAAGGGTCCGTATGTCGCGGAGACGCTCAAGGTCGCGGTGGAGAGCGACTACGTGGTGGTGGAGCTATAG
- a CDS encoding amidohydrolase family protein — protein sequence MNIQLRERPEVAASSSIKTAIADCDIHPARATKDELYPFLAKRWHSHLETFGVHAYQGMMEGPPYPKAQPNASRRDAYPPEGGPQGSSLSFMQQQHLDPNNVALGVLNPLATGQGLRNQDLAAAICAAINDWQIEKWTSKDSRLKGSVVVANEDGVSAAAEIRKRAGDKNFVQVLLLSRNVEPLGQRRYWPIYEAAQEAGLPIGVHAFGFGGNPITASGWPSYYIEEMVGHSQCQQTALASLVLEGVFARFPKLKMVMVEAGFGWAPSLAWRLDKVFSRLHAEVPHLKRKPSEYIRDHIWWTTQPMEDPESRDHLFQLIEWIGWDKLLFATDYPHWDYDEPSRVLPAGVSDANRQAFYLGNAKQLYGVS from the coding sequence ATGAACATCCAGCTTCGTGAACGTCCCGAGGTCGCCGCATCGAGCAGCATCAAGACCGCGATTGCGGATTGCGACATCCATCCGGCGCGGGCGACCAAGGATGAGCTCTATCCCTTCCTCGCAAAGCGCTGGCACAGCCATCTCGAGACCTTCGGCGTCCACGCCTATCAGGGCATGATGGAAGGCCCACCCTATCCGAAGGCGCAGCCCAATGCCTCGCGGCGCGATGCCTATCCGCCGGAAGGCGGGCCGCAGGGCTCGTCGCTGTCCTTCATGCAGCAGCAGCATCTCGATCCGAACAACGTCGCGCTTGGCGTCCTCAATCCGCTCGCCACCGGGCAGGGCCTGCGCAACCAGGATCTGGCCGCCGCGATCTGCGCCGCGATCAACGACTGGCAGATCGAGAAATGGACCAGCAAGGATTCCCGGCTGAAGGGCTCGGTCGTCGTCGCCAATGAAGACGGCGTCTCGGCTGCCGCCGAGATTCGCAAGCGTGCAGGGGACAAGAATTTCGTCCAGGTGCTGCTGCTCAGCCGCAATGTCGAGCCGCTCGGCCAGCGCCGCTATTGGCCGATCTACGAGGCCGCACAGGAAGCGGGCCTTCCGATCGGCGTGCACGCTTTCGGCTTCGGCGGCAACCCGATCACCGCGTCGGGCTGGCCGAGCTATTACATCGAGGAGATGGTTGGGCATTCGCAGTGCCAGCAAACGGCGCTCGCGAGCCTGGTGCTCGAAGGCGTGTTCGCGCGCTTTCCGAAGCTGAAGATGGTGATGGTCGAGGCCGGCTTCGGCTGGGCGCCGTCGCTGGCCTGGCGGCTCGACAAGGTATTTTCACGGTTGCATGCCGAGGTGCCGCATCTCAAGCGCAAGCCGTCGGAATATATCCGCGACCACATCTGGTGGACGACGCAGCCGATGGAAGACCCGGAGAGCCGCGATCATCTGTTTCAGTTGATCGAATGGATCGGCTGGGACAAGCTGCTGTTCGCCACCGACTATCCGCATTGGGATTACGACGAGCCGTCGCGCGTGCTGCCGGCCGGCGTCAGCGATGCCAACAGGCAGGCGTTCTATCTCGGCAATGCGAAGCAGCTGTACGGCGTTTCTTGA
- a CDS encoding amidohydrolase family protein, which yields MMSPIAGGVDCDLHPAVPHLTSLLPYMNDYWRDQVTTRGMTDLISQSYPANSPIASRPDWRPAQGKPGANLADLQRQALDPFGTAYGICNPLYGVQMVFSEDMANAFCRALNDWLAKEWLDKDDRLRGSIVIPVQSIEKAVAEIERCAQDRRFVQVLMLVMGDMPLGKRHYWPIYAAAERLGLPIGIHAGSAYHNPPSSVGWGSYHIEDYVAQAQAFQTQLTSLIVEGVFARHPKLKMVMLESGFTWLPPFLWRLHKFWRGIRMETPWVDRAPLEIVRSNIRFSLQPVDAPPEPDTLNRLFDHMQSDELILFSTDYPHWQFDGDAVLPEGLSPDLVRKIMIDNPHATYMRLRVKETAP from the coding sequence ATGATGTCGCCGATTGCCGGCGGTGTGGATTGCGATCTGCATCCCGCGGTGCCTCACCTCACCAGCCTGCTGCCCTATATGAACGACTACTGGCGCGACCAGGTCACGACGCGCGGCATGACGGATTTGATCTCGCAGTCCTATCCGGCCAACTCGCCGATCGCGTCGCGGCCCGACTGGCGCCCCGCACAGGGCAAGCCGGGCGCAAACCTTGCCGACCTGCAGCGCCAGGCGCTCGATCCATTCGGCACGGCGTATGGCATCTGCAATCCGCTCTACGGCGTGCAGATGGTGTTTTCCGAGGACATGGCCAACGCCTTCTGCCGTGCGCTGAACGACTGGCTGGCCAAGGAGTGGCTCGACAAGGACGACCGCTTGCGCGGCTCGATCGTGATCCCGGTGCAGAGCATCGAGAAGGCGGTCGCCGAGATCGAGCGCTGCGCGCAGGACAGGCGCTTCGTGCAGGTGCTGATGCTGGTGATGGGCGACATGCCGCTCGGCAAGCGGCACTATTGGCCGATCTATGCGGCGGCCGAGCGGCTCGGCCTGCCGATCGGCATCCATGCCGGCAGCGCCTATCACAATCCGCCGTCTTCGGTCGGTTGGGGTTCCTACCACATCGAGGACTATGTCGCGCAGGCGCAGGCGTTCCAGACCCAGCTCACCAGCCTGATCGTCGAGGGCGTGTTCGCGCGCCATCCGAAGCTGAAAATGGTGATGCTGGAGTCGGGTTTCACCTGGCTGCCGCCGTTCCTGTGGCGGCTGCACAAGTTCTGGCGCGGTATCCGCATGGAAACGCCGTGGGTCGACCGCGCCCCGTTGGAGATTGTGCGCAGCAACATCCGCTTCTCGCTGCAACCGGTCGACGCACCGCCGGAACCGGACACGCTGAACCGGTTGTTCGACCATATGCAGTCGGACGAATTGATCCTATTCTCGACCGACTACCCGCATTGGCAGTTCGACGGCGACGCGGTGCTGCCGGAAGGTCTGTCGCCTGATCTGGTCCGCAAGATCATGATCGACAATCCGCATGCGACTTACATGCGTCTGAGAGTGAAGGAGACGGCGCCATGA
- a CDS encoding CinA family protein: MNALTSIAGQVAAKLIANKQTIAVAESSTGGLISASLLAVPGASAYFLGGGVIYTRDARRALMDIPDDAMRGIRSASEPYAQLLARQIRERLSTDWGLSETGATGPTGNRYGDAAGHSCMAVAGPRAAVITLETGSGDRAANMQAFAAAALELLLKNLSR, translated from the coding sequence ATGAACGCGCTCACCTCCATTGCCGGACAGGTCGCGGCGAAACTGATCGCAAACAAGCAAACCATTGCGGTCGCGGAATCCTCCACCGGCGGATTGATCTCGGCCTCGCTGCTCGCGGTGCCCGGAGCCTCGGCCTATTTCCTCGGCGGCGGTGTGATCTACACCCGCGACGCGCGGCGCGCGCTGATGGATATTCCGGATGACGCAATGAGGGGAATCCGCTCGGCGTCGGAGCCCTATGCGCAACTGCTGGCGCGCCAGATCCGCGAACGCCTCTCGACCGACTGGGGGTTGTCGGAGACCGGCGCAACAGGACCGACCGGCAATCGCTACGGCGACGCCGCCGGTCACAGCTGCATGGCGGTGGCCGGCCCGCGAGCCGCGGTGATCACCCTCGAGACCGGCAGTGGTGATCGGGCCGCGAACATGCAGGCGTTTGCCGCGGCGGCGCTGGAACTGCTGCTGAAGAATTTGTCGCGGTAG
- a CDS encoding HlyD family type I secretion periplasmic adaptor subunit, with protein MTDKPRDAHRSIRKHLVVGLAVVLVLGGGVGGWASTVPLSGALIAPGSVVVDSNVKKVQHPTGGVVGEILARDGDFVKAGDVVVRLDETVVKASLAIVVKTLNGLYARSARLEAEQQGLDKIAFPKALTEQANDPDVRDIMASESKLFEVRVNGRTGQKAQLRERIVQLKEEISGLEAQEASKDKEIALVQQELVGVKQLYEQHLVQLTRLTTLERDAARLAGERAQYIAQRAQAKGKITETELQIIQVDKDMLADVSKDLREANDKIGEFVERKVSAEDQLRRIDIRAPQDGVVLQSTVHTVGGVITAGDAIMMIVPKADALSVEAKVNPQDIDKLQIGQKTLLRLSAFNQRTTPELNGVVTRVSADTTQDQRTGQSYYTIRVSMPPEEVARLGSEVKIIPGMPVEAFVQTGDRTMMSYLMKPLHDQFMRSFRER; from the coding sequence ATGACCGACAAGCCGCGCGACGCACATCGCTCGATCCGCAAACATCTCGTTGTCGGCCTCGCCGTGGTGCTGGTGCTGGGCGGCGGCGTCGGGGGCTGGGCCTCCACGGTGCCGCTCTCGGGCGCGCTGATCGCGCCGGGCTCGGTGGTGGTCGATTCCAACGTCAAGAAGGTGCAGCATCCGACCGGTGGCGTGGTCGGCGAGATCCTGGCGCGTGACGGCGACTTCGTGAAGGCTGGCGACGTCGTGGTGCGTCTCGACGAGACGGTCGTCAAGGCGAGCCTTGCCATCGTGGTCAAGACCCTGAACGGTCTCTATGCGCGCTCGGCGCGGCTGGAGGCCGAGCAGCAGGGCCTCGACAAGATCGCGTTCCCGAAGGCTTTGACCGAACAGGCCAACGACCCTGACGTCCGCGACATCATGGCGAGTGAAAGCAAGCTGTTCGAGGTTCGCGTCAACGGCCGTACCGGCCAGAAGGCGCAGCTGCGCGAGCGCATCGTCCAGCTCAAGGAGGAGATCTCCGGGCTCGAGGCACAGGAGGCCTCCAAGGACAAGGAGATCGCGCTGGTGCAGCAGGAGCTGGTCGGCGTCAAGCAGCTCTATGAGCAGCATCTGGTGCAGCTCACCCGGTTGACCACGCTGGAGCGTGACGCTGCGCGGCTCGCCGGCGAGCGCGCGCAATACATCGCCCAGCGCGCCCAGGCCAAGGGCAAGATCACCGAGACCGAGCTGCAGATCATCCAGGTCGACAAGGACATGCTTGCCGACGTCTCCAAGGATCTGCGCGAGGCCAACGACAAGATCGGCGAATTCGTCGAGCGCAAGGTCTCCGCGGAAGACCAGCTCCGCCGCATCGATATCCGCGCGCCGCAGGACGGCGTGGTGCTGCAATCGACCGTGCACACGGTCGGCGGCGTCATCACCGCCGGCGACGCCATCATGATGATCGTGCCGAAAGCCGACGCGCTGTCGGTCGAAGCCAAGGTCAATCCGCAGGACATCGACAAGCTGCAGATCGGCCAGAAGACGCTATTGCGGCTGTCCGCCTTCAACCAGCGCACCACGCCCGAGCTGAACGGCGTCGTCACCCGTGTGTCCGCCGACACCACCCAGGACCAGCGCACCGGGCAGTCCTACTACACCATCCGCGTCTCGATGCCGCCGGAAGAGGTTGCGCGGCTCGGCAGCGAGGTCAAGATCATCCCGGGCATGCCGGTGGAAGCCTTCGTCCAGACCGGCGACCGCACCATGATGTCCTATCTGATGAAGCCGCTGCACGACCAGTTCATGCGCTCTTTCCGCGAGAGGTGA
- a CDS encoding type I secretion system permease/ATPase, with translation MAAAPAVRRSELSDALRACRSAFIGVGLISCMVNLLYLTGSMFMLQVYDRVLPSRSIPTLVGLAVIAAGLYMAQGVLDLLRGRILGRIGTSLDEALNARVFDTVVRLPLLAGNRSEGLQPLRDLDNVRSFLGSQGPSAFFDLPWLPFYMAICFAFHWLLGVTALIGAVILVTLTLVTEYMSRSPAKEAMSLAARRNDLAASSRRNAEVLVAMGMAGRMNKRWNAANEEYLAGNQRASDVTGGLGAVAKVLRMMLQSAVLATGAYLVINQEATGGIIIAGSILSARALAPVDLAIAHWKGFVAARQSWARLNRLLQQIPARAEQTLLQAPIKKLSVEGIAMVAPGDQRVIVQDVTFAVEAGSGVGVIGPSGSGKSSLIRALVGVWTPARGKVRLDGAALDQWAPDVIGRHIGYLPQDVELFAGSVAQNICRFDPEAKSDGIIAAAKEAGVHEMIIKMREGYDTQVGEQGTALSAGQAQRVALARALYGNPFLIVLDEPNSNLDSEGDEALTRAVRGARERGAVVIVVAHRPIGIEGVDQLLVVKDGRMQTFGPKEAVLSQVLQRVAPPSPPPIKIVADAGAAKS, from the coding sequence ATGGCAGCCGCACCCGCCGTCCGGCGTTCCGAACTGAGTGACGCGTTGCGCGCATGCCGCAGTGCCTTCATCGGCGTCGGTCTCATCAGTTGCATGGTCAACCTGCTGTACCTGACAGGTTCGATGTTCATGCTGCAGGTCTATGACCGGGTGCTGCCAAGCCGCAGCATTCCGACCCTGGTCGGTCTCGCGGTGATCGCCGCCGGCCTTTACATGGCGCAGGGTGTGCTCGATTTGCTGCGTGGACGCATCCTGGGCCGGATCGGAACCTCGCTCGACGAAGCCCTCAATGCGCGGGTGTTCGACACCGTGGTGCGGCTGCCGCTGCTGGCCGGCAACCGCAGCGAGGGCTTGCAGCCGCTGCGCGACCTCGACAACGTCCGCTCGTTCCTCGGAAGCCAGGGCCCGAGCGCGTTCTTCGACCTGCCCTGGCTGCCGTTCTACATGGCGATCTGCTTCGCGTTCCATTGGCTGCTCGGCGTCACCGCGCTGATCGGCGCCGTCATCCTGGTGACGCTGACCCTGGTCACCGAATACATGTCGCGCTCGCCGGCCAAGGAGGCGATGTCGCTGGCGGCGCGGCGCAACGATCTCGCTGCCTCCAGCCGGCGCAACGCCGAGGTGCTGGTGGCGATGGGCATGGCGGGGCGGATGAACAAGCGCTGGAATGCTGCGAACGAGGAATATCTCGCCGGCAACCAGCGCGCCAGCGACGTCACCGGCGGGCTCGGCGCCGTCGCCAAGGTGCTGCGCATGATGCTGCAGTCGGCGGTGCTCGCGACCGGCGCCTATCTCGTGATCAACCAGGAGGCCACCGGCGGCATCATCATCGCCGGTTCGATCCTGAGCGCCCGGGCGCTGGCGCCGGTCGATCTCGCGATCGCGCATTGGAAGGGCTTTGTCGCCGCGCGGCAGAGCTGGGCGCGGCTGAATCGCCTGCTGCAGCAGATTCCTGCACGGGCCGAGCAGACCCTTTTGCAGGCGCCGATCAAGAAACTGTCGGTCGAAGGCATCGCCATGGTGGCGCCCGGCGATCAGCGCGTCATCGTGCAGGACGTCACCTTTGCGGTCGAGGCCGGCTCCGGCGTTGGCGTGATCGGCCCGAGCGGCTCCGGAAAGTCATCGCTGATCCGGGCGCTGGTCGGCGTCTGGACCCCAGCGCGCGGCAAGGTGCGGCTCGACGGCGCCGCACTCGATCAGTGGGCGCCGGACGTGATCGGCCGCCATATCGGTTACCTGCCGCAGGATGTCGAGCTGTTTGCCGGCTCGGTCGCGCAAAACATCTGCCGCTTCGATCCCGAGGCCAAATCCGACGGCATCATCGCCGCCGCCAAGGAAGCCGGCGTGCACGAGATGATCATCAAGATGCGCGAGGGCTACGACACCCAGGTGGGTGAGCAGGGCACCGCACTCTCCGCCGGCCAGGCGCAGCGCGTGGCGCTGGCGCGGGCGCTCTACGGCAATCCGTTCCTGATCGTGCTGGACGAGCCGAACTCCAATCTCGACAGCGAGGGCGACGAGGCGCTGACCCGCGCGGTGCGCGGCGCCCGCGAGCGCGGCGCGGTCGTCATCGTGGTCGCGCACCGGCCGATCGGCATCGAGGGTGTCGACCAGCTGCTGGTGGTGAAGGACGGCCGCATGCAGACCTTCGGCCCGAAGGAGGCCGTGCTGTCGCAGGTGCTGCAGCGCGTCGCGCCGCCGTCGCCACCGCCGATCAAGATCGTCGCCGATGCGGGAGCAGCCAAGTCATGA
- a CDS encoding ABC transporter ATP-binding protein — protein MTDLVEINNLNIRFTGDRTVHAVNDLSLSLGEGEVLGLLGESGSGKSVTLRALMRLLPKKRTQISGQVKVLGRDVLAMDDEALSAFRGQTVSMIFQEPALALDPVYTIGRQIAETVMRHEGKSERDAMARALEMLEVVRIPSAKRRLESHPHEMSGGMRQRAMIALALACKPKILLADEPTTALDATVQIQILLLLRELQREFGMSVIFVTHDIGVAIEICDRVAVMYAGQIVEQGALRQIVRSPAHPYARGLLASTIHGAKRGQRLETIPGTPPSLDQAPAACSFAPRCGLAQPRCKEALPPNVEVGPGHQARCVLVEPMVATT, from the coding sequence ATGACCGACCTCGTCGAGATCAACAATCTCAACATCCGCTTCACCGGCGACCGCACGGTCCATGCCGTGAACGATCTCAGCCTGTCGCTCGGCGAGGGCGAGGTGCTGGGGTTGCTCGGCGAGTCCGGCTCCGGCAAGAGCGTGACACTGCGGGCGTTGATGCGGCTGTTGCCGAAGAAGCGGACGCAGATCTCGGGCCAGGTGAAGGTGCTGGGCCGGGACGTGCTGGCGATGGACGACGAGGCGCTGTCCGCGTTCCGCGGCCAGACCGTCTCGATGATCTTCCAGGAACCGGCGCTGGCGCTCGATCCGGTCTACACCATCGGCCGGCAGATCGCCGAGACGGTGATGCGCCACGAGGGCAAGAGCGAGCGGGACGCGATGGCGCGCGCGCTCGAGATGCTCGAAGTGGTGCGGATCCCCTCCGCCAAGCGCAGGCTGGAGTCCCATCCGCACGAGATGTCCGGCGGCATGCGCCAGCGCGCGATGATTGCGTTGGCGCTGGCCTGCAAGCCGAAGATCCTGCTCGCGGACGAGCCGACCACGGCGCTGGACGCCACTGTGCAGATCCAGATCCTGCTGCTGCTGCGCGAGCTGCAGCGCGAATTCGGCATGTCCGTGATCTTCGTGACCCACGACATCGGCGTCGCCATCGAGATCTGCGACCGGGTCGCGGTGATGTATGCCGGCCAGATCGTGGAGCAGGGCGCCTTGCGCCAGATCGTGCGCAGTCCGGCCCATCCCTACGCCAGGGGCTTGCTGGCCTCGACCATTCACGGTGCCAAGCGCGGCCAGCGGCTGGAAACCATTCCGGGCACGCCGCCTTCGCTCGACCAGGCGCCCGCCGCCTGCTCGTTTGCGCCGCGCTGCGGCCTTGCCCAGCCGCGCTGCAAGGAGGCTCTGCCGCCCAATGTCGAGGTCGGCCCCGGTCACCAGGCCCGCTGTGTCCTGGTGGAGCCAATGGTGGCCACCACCTAG
- a CDS encoding amidase has product MSTEPALMTLTAVARAIAEKKISSHEVTRAVLHRIAEWQPRLNAYMAVESEQALAAATEADAALARGNGSGALHGVPLAHKDMYYDAGKVVTCGSLIRRDFVPKTTATALQRLKDAGQVRLGSLQMVEFAFGPTGHNVHYGAVRNPWNTEHITGGSSSGSGSAVAARLTFAALGSDTGGSVRMPAHFCGVTGLKTTVGRVSRAGAMPLSQSLDTVGPLAQTAEDCALLLGLMAGADPEDPTASHLPVPDYVAATKQSLKGLRIGVPTTFYVDDLDPEVARILDETVATLKQEGAEIVRVELPDQRQLSGASQLILAVESAAFHKRWMIERPQDYGAQVLMRLQNGLAIPAVTYLEAMRWRGPALAAHNAAVSGVDAVIAPSAPVPAPTIAESDVGNGPGAEAVIQRLTRFTRPVNYLGLPSLSIPSGFTKAGLPVGMQLIGRSFEEATLLRIGAAFQRATDFHAHVPKLA; this is encoded by the coding sequence ATGAGCACCGAGCCTGCATTGATGACGCTGACCGCGGTCGCCAGGGCGATTGCCGAGAAGAAGATCTCCTCGCACGAGGTGACGCGCGCCGTGCTGCATCGGATCGCCGAGTGGCAGCCGCGGCTCAACGCCTATATGGCGGTCGAATCCGAGCAGGCCCTGGCCGCCGCGACTGAGGCCGATGCCGCGCTTGCCAGGGGCAACGGAAGCGGCGCGCTGCACGGCGTGCCGCTGGCGCACAAGGACATGTATTACGACGCCGGCAAGGTCGTGACCTGCGGCTCGCTGATCCGCCGCGATTTCGTGCCGAAGACGACCGCAACCGCGCTGCAGCGGTTGAAGGATGCCGGGCAGGTCCGGCTCGGCTCGCTGCAGATGGTCGAATTCGCGTTCGGGCCGACCGGCCACAACGTGCATTACGGCGCAGTGCGCAATCCCTGGAACACCGAGCACATCACCGGCGGCTCGTCGTCGGGCTCGGGCTCGGCGGTCGCCGCGCGACTGACGTTCGCCGCGCTCGGTTCCGATACCGGCGGCTCGGTGCGCATGCCCGCGCATTTCTGCGGCGTCACCGGATTGAAGACCACGGTCGGCCGCGTCAGCCGCGCCGGCGCGATGCCGCTGTCGCAATCGCTCGATACCGTCGGCCCGTTGGCGCAGACGGCGGAAGATTGCGCGCTGCTGCTCGGCCTGATGGCCGGCGCCGACCCGGAGGATCCGACGGCGTCGCACCTGCCGGTGCCGGATTATGTGGCCGCGACCAAACAGTCGCTGAAAGGGCTCAGGATCGGCGTCCCCACGACGTTCTATGTCGACGATCTCGATCCCGAGGTGGCACGCATCCTCGATGAGACCGTTGCCACCCTGAAGCAGGAGGGCGCGGAGATCGTCAGGGTCGAATTGCCCGACCAGCGTCAGCTCAGCGGCGCCTCGCAATTGATCCTCGCGGTCGAGTCGGCTGCATTCCACAAGCGCTGGATGATCGAGCGGCCGCAGGATTACGGCGCACAGGTCCTGATGCGATTGCAGAATGGCCTCGCGATCCCGGCGGTGACCTATCTCGAGGCGATGCGCTGGCGTGGCCCGGCGCTCGCCGCCCACAATGCGGCGGTGAGCGGCGTCGATGCCGTGATCGCGCCGTCGGCGCCAGTGCCGGCACCGACGATCGCCGAAAGCGACGTCGGCAACGGCCCCGGTGCGGAGGCGGTGATCCAGCGGCTGACCCGGTTCACCCGCCCGGTCAACTATCTCGGCCTGCCGTCGCTCTCGATCCCGTCGGGCTTCACCAAGGCAGGCCTGCCGGTCGGCATGCAGCTGATCGGCCGCTCGTTCGAGGAGGCCACGCTGTTGCGGATCGGCGCTGCGTTCCAGCGCGCGACCGACTTCCACGCACACGTGCCCAAGCTCGCATGA